A window of Nicotiana tabacum cultivar K326 chromosome 24, ASM71507v2, whole genome shotgun sequence contains these coding sequences:
- the LOC107793899 gene encoding cyclin-T1-3 isoform X2, translating into MLYLFLMRSFIRKMLQQRRGLSKRYCQLAWWLCSEVYEHQKELLLQGERVVLATLGFDLNVHHPYKPLVEAIKKFKVAQNALAQVAWNFVNDGLRTSLCLQFKPHHIAAGAIFLAAKFLRVKLPSDGEKVWWQEFDVTPRQLEEVSNQMLELYEQNRVQPSQASEAEGSAGGNQRPAGKASAANEEHAANNSNSLGGAANSNAGTSNRASSRAIPDQPYADNHSGPSEAAQTSTNNYGSTENYASDRIGDDEISDRQKLESEQLAYQGNAAEVQSRSKYGSESHDEDDQEENTGKAETRRKGEPKERYHGRALENKDGRLGQSPQGVKKIDKDKVKAAVENKVKAALEKRRKSHGDVTRKTDVMDDDDLIERELEDGIELAAGNEKIKRERKESWSKPSNRPEHENTYHEKPQDEAGDGHHQGSKRQSSRGEDYDYVEEGELEPYDDADKVYRSPKLNSRKRKASSPSEKLMEGKRDEYVTGSHNQSYQDFPDDRNGAGRLDYSERDHKRQMQENHA; encoded by the exons ATGTTATACTTGTTTCTTATGAGATCATTCATAAGAAAGATGCTGCAGCAGCGCAGAGGATTAAGCAAAAGGTATTGCCAATTGGCCTGGTGGTTGTGCTCT GAAGTATACGAACACCAAAAAGAACTACTTTTGCAGGGAGAGAGGGTTGTTCTTGCAACTCTTGGTTTTGATCTTAATGTACATCATCCATATAAACCCCTTGTTGAGGCGATAAAGAAATTCAAGGTTGCTCAGAATGCCCTAGCTCAAGTTGCATGGAACTTTGTGAATGATGG GCTTCGGACGTCCTTATGCTTGCAATTTAAGCCCCATCACATTGCAGCAGGTGCCATTTTCCTTGCAGCCAAGTTTCTCAGAGTAAAGCTCCCATCTGATGGCGAGAAGGTTTGGTGGCAGGAGTTTGATGTCACCCCACGCCAACTGGAGG AGGTGAGCAACCAAATGCTAGAATTGTATGAACAAAATAGAGTACAACCTTCTCAGGCTAGTGAAGCAGAAGGAAGTGCTGGTGGAAATCAAAGGCCTGCAGGAAAAGCTTCAGCTGCAAATGAAGAGCATGCTGCAAATAACAGTAACTCTCTGGGTGGAGCTGCAAATTCAAATGCAGGAACCTCTAATCGCGCATCTTCTAGGGCAATTCCTGATCAACCATATGCTGATAATCACAGTGGGCCCTCTGAGGCAGCTCAAACTAGCACTAATAACTATGGAAGTACTGAAAATTATGCTTCAGATCGTATTGGAGATGATGAGATTAGTGATAGGCAGAAGCTTGAAAGTGAGCAGTTGGCTTATCAGGGTAATGCAGCAGAGGTACAAAGTAGATCAAAGTATGGTTCTGAAAGCCATGATGAAGATGATCAGGAAGAGAACACTGGGAAAGCTGAAACAAGGCGTAAAGGGGAACCAAAGGAGAGGTACCATGGTCGAgccctggagaacaaggatggcAGACTTGGCCAGTCACCGCAAGGAGTTAAAAAGATTGATAAAGACAAGGTCAAAGCAGCTGTTGAGAACAAGGTCAAGGCAGCATTGGAGAAACGCAGAAAATCCCATGGGGATGTAACCAGGAAAACTGATGTTATGGATGACGATGATCTCATTGAGAGGGAATTGGAGGATGGAATAGAACTGGCAGCTGGGAATGAGAAAATCAAAcgggaaagaaaagaaagctgGAGCAAGCCTTCAAACAGACCGGAGCATGAGAACACATATCATGAAAAGCCTCAAGATGAAGCTGGGGATGGGCATCACCAAGGGTCAAAACGGCAGTCTTCACGTGGGGAAGATTACGACTATGTTGAAGAAGGGGAACTGGAACCATATGATGATGCTGACAAGGTTTATCGGTCACCAAAGTTGAACAGTAGGAAAAGGAAGGCAAGTAGCCCCTCAGAGAAACTGATGGAGGGTAAGCGGGATGAGTATGTAACAGGGAGCCACAATCAATCTTACCAAGATTTTCCAGATGATAGAAACGGGGCTGGGAGGCTTGATTATTCTGAGAGGGACCACAAAAGGCAGATGCAGGAAAATCATGCCTGA
- the LOC107793899 gene encoding cyclin-T1-3 isoform X1, translating into MAGLMSGDPLTHHGAYEGGSFRASQERPDDSGGRWYFSRKEIEENSPSRQDGIDLKKETYLRKSYCTFLQDLGMRLKVPQVTIATAIIFCHRFFLRQSHTRNDRRSIATVCMFLAGKVEETPRPLKDVILVSYEIIHKKDAAAAQRIKQKEVYEHQKELLLQGERVVLATLGFDLNVHHPYKPLVEAIKKFKVAQNALAQVAWNFVNDGLRTSLCLQFKPHHIAAGAIFLAAKFLRVKLPSDGEKVWWQEFDVTPRQLEEVSNQMLELYEQNRVQPSQASEAEGSAGGNQRPAGKASAANEEHAANNSNSLGGAANSNAGTSNRASSRAIPDQPYADNHSGPSEAAQTSTNNYGSTENYASDRIGDDEISDRQKLESEQLAYQGNAAEVQSRSKYGSESHDEDDQEENTGKAETRRKGEPKERYHGRALENKDGRLGQSPQGVKKIDKDKVKAAVENKVKAALEKRRKSHGDVTRKTDVMDDDDLIERELEDGIELAAGNEKIKRERKESWSKPSNRPEHENTYHEKPQDEAGDGHHQGSKRQSSRGEDYDYVEEGELEPYDDADKVYRSPKLNSRKRKASSPSEKLMEGKRDEYVTGSHNQSYQDFPDDRNGAGRLDYSERDHKRQMQENHA; encoded by the exons ATGGCTGGTCTGATGTCTGGTGATCCCTTGACGCATCATGGAGCTTATGAAGGTGGAAGTTTTAGGGCTTCTCAAGAAAGGCCAGATGACAGTGGTGGTCGTTGGTATTTCTCCAGGAAGGAAATTGAAGAGAACTCCCCATCGCGACAAGATGGTATAGATTTGAAGAAAGAGACTTATCTACGCAAGTCATATTGTACATTCCTGCAAGATTTGGGCATGAGGCTTAAAGT GCCTCAGGTAACAATTGCCACTGCAATAATATTTTGTCATCGGTTCTTTCTCCGGCAATCTCATACAAGGAATGATAGGAGG AGCATTGCCACAGTATGCATGTTCCTTGCAGGAAAGGTTGAAGAAACTCCTCGTCCCCTGAAAGATGTTATACTTGTTTCTTATGAGATCATTCATAAGAAAGATGCTGCAGCAGCGCAGAGGATTAAGCAAAAG GAAGTATACGAACACCAAAAAGAACTACTTTTGCAGGGAGAGAGGGTTGTTCTTGCAACTCTTGGTTTTGATCTTAATGTACATCATCCATATAAACCCCTTGTTGAGGCGATAAAGAAATTCAAGGTTGCTCAGAATGCCCTAGCTCAAGTTGCATGGAACTTTGTGAATGATGG GCTTCGGACGTCCTTATGCTTGCAATTTAAGCCCCATCACATTGCAGCAGGTGCCATTTTCCTTGCAGCCAAGTTTCTCAGAGTAAAGCTCCCATCTGATGGCGAGAAGGTTTGGTGGCAGGAGTTTGATGTCACCCCACGCCAACTGGAGG AGGTGAGCAACCAAATGCTAGAATTGTATGAACAAAATAGAGTACAACCTTCTCAGGCTAGTGAAGCAGAAGGAAGTGCTGGTGGAAATCAAAGGCCTGCAGGAAAAGCTTCAGCTGCAAATGAAGAGCATGCTGCAAATAACAGTAACTCTCTGGGTGGAGCTGCAAATTCAAATGCAGGAACCTCTAATCGCGCATCTTCTAGGGCAATTCCTGATCAACCATATGCTGATAATCACAGTGGGCCCTCTGAGGCAGCTCAAACTAGCACTAATAACTATGGAAGTACTGAAAATTATGCTTCAGATCGTATTGGAGATGATGAGATTAGTGATAGGCAGAAGCTTGAAAGTGAGCAGTTGGCTTATCAGGGTAATGCAGCAGAGGTACAAAGTAGATCAAAGTATGGTTCTGAAAGCCATGATGAAGATGATCAGGAAGAGAACACTGGGAAAGCTGAAACAAGGCGTAAAGGGGAACCAAAGGAGAGGTACCATGGTCGAgccctggagaacaaggatggcAGACTTGGCCAGTCACCGCAAGGAGTTAAAAAGATTGATAAAGACAAGGTCAAAGCAGCTGTTGAGAACAAGGTCAAGGCAGCATTGGAGAAACGCAGAAAATCCCATGGGGATGTAACCAGGAAAACTGATGTTATGGATGACGATGATCTCATTGAGAGGGAATTGGAGGATGGAATAGAACTGGCAGCTGGGAATGAGAAAATCAAAcgggaaagaaaagaaagctgGAGCAAGCCTTCAAACAGACCGGAGCATGAGAACACATATCATGAAAAGCCTCAAGATGAAGCTGGGGATGGGCATCACCAAGGGTCAAAACGGCAGTCTTCACGTGGGGAAGATTACGACTATGTTGAAGAAGGGGAACTGGAACCATATGATGATGCTGACAAGGTTTATCGGTCACCAAAGTTGAACAGTAGGAAAAGGAAGGCAAGTAGCCCCTCAGAGAAACTGATGGAGGGTAAGCGGGATGAGTATGTAACAGGGAGCCACAATCAATCTTACCAAGATTTTCCAGATGATAGAAACGGGGCTGGGAGGCTTGATTATTCTGAGAGGGACCACAAAAGGCAGATGCAGGAAAATCATGCCTGA